The following proteins come from a genomic window of Trifolium pratense cultivar HEN17-A07 linkage group LG4, ARS_RC_1.1, whole genome shotgun sequence:
- the LOC123921557 gene encoding uncharacterized protein LOC123921557 translates to MAAAKRKIVAATMVCSYLPDEIWERIFKSFNGDRRTLKSLSVVSKQFLSITNQFGVSLKITYKTIPYLSRLFHRFPNLTSLFLLSLSCKRDDCDTLLTQISAFPLSDIKSLYLAANFNSNIHVDGLKALSKNMINLNNFTCLRMVCTTGITQREDLSVVFDCFPLLKAVKFLYTTYRRSFVVFDSAVIRDHDGGWLNCRIRRRIDLSGIDRRTICCICKKKCDFHFLQEVNLSK, encoded by the coding sequence ATGGCAGCAGCAAAAAGAAAGATAGTGGCGGCAACAATGGTGTGTTCATATTTACCAGATGAGATATGGGAGCGCATCTTCAAATCCTTCAATGGTGACCGCCGCACTTTAAAGTCTCTCTCTGTTGTCTCCAAACAGTTTCTGTCTATCACAAACCAATTCGGAGTCTCTCTCAAAATCACCTATAAAACAATCCCTTACCTTTCTCGTCTCTTCCATAGGTTTCCCAACCTCACATCCCTCTTCCTCCTCAGTCTCTCCTGCAAAAGAGATGACTGTGACACACTTCTTACCCAAATCTCCGCTTTCCCTTTATCAGACATCAAATCTCTCTATCTTGCCGCCAACTTCAACAGCAATATTCATGTTGATGGGTTGAAAGCTTTGtctaaaaatatgataaatttgAACAATTTCACTTGTTTGAGAATGGTTTGTACCACTGGCATTACCCAGAGGGAAGATCTCTCCGTCGTCTTTGATTGTTTTCCTTTACTCAAAGCAGTTAAATTCCTATATACCACCTATCGTAGGTCTTTTGTTGTATTTGATTCTGCAGTTATTCGTGATCATGATGGAGGATGGTTGAACTGTCGCATACGGCGCAGGATTGATTTATCTGGCATCGATCGCCGAACTATTTGCTGTATTTGCAAGAAGAAGTgtgattttcattttcttcaagaGGTCAACTTGAGTAAATAA
- the LOC123921560 gene encoding uncharacterized protein At2g34160-like, with translation MEAITEGVNNINISDSIKKNRIQVSNTKKPLFFYVNLAKRYMQQHNEVELSALGMAIATVVTVAEILKNNGLAVEKKIMTSTVDIKDDSRGRPVQKAKIEILLGKTANFDELMAAAAAAAENGENGDVEEHTA, from the exons ATGGAAGCAATCACCGAAGGAGTTAACAACATTAACATCTCTGATTCTATTAAGAAGAATCGCATTCAAGTCTCCAACACCAAAAAACCCCTCTTCTTTTACGTTAATCTCGCTAAG aGGTATATGCAACAGCATAATGAGGTTGAGCTTTCAGCACTTGGAATGG CTATTGCTACTGTGGTTACTGTTGctgaaattttgaaaaacaacGGTCTTGCTGTTGAAAAGA AAATCATGACATCAACAGTTGACATAAAAGATGATTCCAGAGGTAGACCTGTCCAAAAGGCCAAG ATTGAAATATTACTCGGGAAGACTGCAAACTTTGACGAGTTGATGGCTGCTGCCGCTGCAGCTGCTGAAAATGGGGAAAATGGAGATGTTGAAGAGCACACTGCATGA
- the LOC123921559 gene encoding O-fucosyltransferase 13 isoform X2, with protein MEWRPCKWWLQGHLTALPLETNGYIRVDCYGGLNQMRRDFCDGVGVARLLNATLVLPKFEVASYWNESSGFADVYDLDYFIQHMNGFVKVVKTLPPEIATKEPVPVDCSKRKGQFDYVESVLPSLLKHKYISITPAMSQRRDRYPLYAKAALCQACYKALRLAKPLETKASKLLDAIPKPFLSLHLRFEPDMVAYSQCQYPGLSPASIKAVEAAVALVERKPWTGELARVWRQRGKCPLTPNETALILQSLSIPPTTNIYLAAGDGLMEIEGLTNIYTNIFTKSSLLNEEDFTSMHGNTKAALDYYISINSDSYIATYFGNMDKMVAAMRAFTGLYKTLFLSRRGFAELTSQGLRGKELMQALWKVHRDEFVAGRGSALPECYCEFKL; from the exons ATGGAATGGAGACCTTGCAAGTGGTGGCTACAAGGGCATCTAACAG CTCTACCATTGGAAACCAATGGATATATCAGAGTGGATTGCTACGGAGGCCTCAATCAGATGCGAAGAGAT TTTTGTGATGGTGTGGGCGTCGCTCGGCTATTAAATGCAACACTTGTCCTGCCAAAGTTTGAAGTGGCTTCATATTGGAATGAATCAAG TGGTTTTGCGGATGTATATGATTTAGACTACTTCATTCAACACATGAATGGTTTTGTCAAAGTTGTCAAAACATTACCTCCGGAGATTGCAACAAAAGAACCTGTTCCAGTGGACTGTAGCAAAAGGAAAGGCCAATTTGATTATGTTGAAAGTGTTCTCCCATCTCTTCTAAAACACAAATACATTTCAATCACACCAGCAATGTCCCAAAGAAGGGACAG ATACCCTTTGTATGCAAAAGCTGCTCTGTGTCAAGCTTGTTACAAGGCATTACGTCTTGCCAAACCCTTGGAAACGAAAGCCTCTAAGCTTCTAGATGCAATACCTAAACCTTTTTTGTCACTCCATCTTCGTTTTGAGCCGGACATGGTTGCATACAGCCAATGCCAATACCCCGGTCTTTCACCTGCTTCCATCAAAGCTGTAGAAGCAGCCGTAGCATTAGTGGAGAGAAAACCATGGACTGGAGAGTTAGCCCGCGTTTGGAGACAGCGCGGGAAATGTCCCCTCACACCTAACGAGACAGCTTTAATACTTCAATCTCTTTCCATTCCACCGACCACAAATATATATCTTGCGGCTGGAGATGGTCTGATGGAAATCGAAGGATTAACCAATATTTACACTAACATCTTCACCAAGTCTAGCCTTCTCAATGAAGAAGATTTCACAAGCATGCATGGCAATACAAAAGCTGCATTGGATTATTATATATCTATTAATAGTGATTCTTATATAGCTACATATTTTGGGAACATGGACAAGATGGTTGCAGCAATGAGAGCTTTCACAGGGTTGTACAAAACACTATTTTTGAGCAGAAGAGGATTTGCTGAATTAACCTCACAAGGTCTGAGGGGAAAAGAGTTGATGCAAGCCCTATGGAAGGTTCACAGAGACGAGTTTGTCGCGGGAAGAGGCTCCGCTCTTCCCGAGTGTTATTGTGAATTCAAGTTGTGA
- the LOC123921558 gene encoding F-box/LRR-repeat protein 16-like, whose product MAAAAKPCSYLPEELWEYIIKFHDGDDATLMSLSFVSKQFLSITNRVRSTVTITNQTIPFLPCLFYRFPNITSLNLPSFSNIAGLDALLCIIPTLLLDIKSLNISKTNNILASKLRALSKKMKNLRSLTCSNNYFVDVSELFFIADRFPLLEELNLNFRTIYPAYNTVFNNYHQFLPLPKLRKINLFGDEMSYKLFSSLWERHFTIDL is encoded by the coding sequence ATGGCGGCAGCAGCAAAACCATGTTCTTATTTACCAGAGGAGTTATGGGAGTACATTATCAAATTCCATGACGGGGACGACGCCACTTTGATGTCTCTCTCATTCGTCTCTAAACAGTTTCTCTCCATCACCAATCGTGTCCGGTCCACTGTCACAATTACCAACCAAACAATCCCTTTCCTCCCTTGCCTATTCTACAGGTTCCCCAACATCACATCCCTCAATCTCCCATCATTCTCCAATATAGCCGGCCTTGATGCCCTTCTCTGCATAATCCCCACTCTCCTTTTAGACATTAAATCACTCAATATCTCCAAGACCAACAATATTCTTGCAAGTAAGTTACGAGCTCTGTccaaaaagatgaaaaatttgAGATCTCTCACTTGTTCCAACAATTATTTTGTTGACGTGAGCGAACTCTTCTTTATCGCTGATCGTTTCCCTTTACTCGAAGAACTCAACCTCAATTTTCGCACTATTTATCCTGCATATAATACCGTGTTtaataattatcatcaattcTTGCCACTACCCAAACTCCGCAAGATTAATTTATTTGGTGATGAAATGAGTTATAAACTTTTTAGTTCTCTATGGGAGAGACATTTTACCATCGATTTGTAA
- the LOC123921559 gene encoding O-fucosyltransferase 13 isoform X1 produces the protein MVVFSVKPLFTIFVVSLTLLVVFTLLSPHYPFSLNPISREPSLGEVDIWSVRRLMEWRPCKWWLQGHLTALPLETNGYIRVDCYGGLNQMRRDFCDGVGVARLLNATLVLPKFEVASYWNESSGFADVYDLDYFIQHMNGFVKVVKTLPPEIATKEPVPVDCSKRKGQFDYVESVLPSLLKHKYISITPAMSQRRDRYPLYAKAALCQACYKALRLAKPLETKASKLLDAIPKPFLSLHLRFEPDMVAYSQCQYPGLSPASIKAVEAAVALVERKPWTGELARVWRQRGKCPLTPNETALILQSLSIPPTTNIYLAAGDGLMEIEGLTNIYTNIFTKSSLLNEEDFTSMHGNTKAALDYYISINSDSYIATYFGNMDKMVAAMRAFTGLYKTLFLSRRGFAELTSQGLRGKELMQALWKVHRDEFVAGRGSALPECYCEFKL, from the exons ATGGTCGTTTTCTCTGTAAAACCCTTATTCACCATCTTTGTCGTTTCACTCACTCTCCTTGTCGTTTTCACATTGCTATCTCCTCATTACCCTTTTTCCCTCAATCCAATTTCTCGAGAACCCTCACT AGGGGAGGTTGATATATGGAGTGTTCGGAGACTCATGGAATGGAGACCTTGCAAGTGGTGGCTACAAGGGCATCTAACAG CTCTACCATTGGAAACCAATGGATATATCAGAGTGGATTGCTACGGAGGCCTCAATCAGATGCGAAGAGAT TTTTGTGATGGTGTGGGCGTCGCTCGGCTATTAAATGCAACACTTGTCCTGCCAAAGTTTGAAGTGGCTTCATATTGGAATGAATCAAG TGGTTTTGCGGATGTATATGATTTAGACTACTTCATTCAACACATGAATGGTTTTGTCAAAGTTGTCAAAACATTACCTCCGGAGATTGCAACAAAAGAACCTGTTCCAGTGGACTGTAGCAAAAGGAAAGGCCAATTTGATTATGTTGAAAGTGTTCTCCCATCTCTTCTAAAACACAAATACATTTCAATCACACCAGCAATGTCCCAAAGAAGGGACAG ATACCCTTTGTATGCAAAAGCTGCTCTGTGTCAAGCTTGTTACAAGGCATTACGTCTTGCCAAACCCTTGGAAACGAAAGCCTCTAAGCTTCTAGATGCAATACCTAAACCTTTTTTGTCACTCCATCTTCGTTTTGAGCCGGACATGGTTGCATACAGCCAATGCCAATACCCCGGTCTTTCACCTGCTTCCATCAAAGCTGTAGAAGCAGCCGTAGCATTAGTGGAGAGAAAACCATGGACTGGAGAGTTAGCCCGCGTTTGGAGACAGCGCGGGAAATGTCCCCTCACACCTAACGAGACAGCTTTAATACTTCAATCTCTTTCCATTCCACCGACCACAAATATATATCTTGCGGCTGGAGATGGTCTGATGGAAATCGAAGGATTAACCAATATTTACACTAACATCTTCACCAAGTCTAGCCTTCTCAATGAAGAAGATTTCACAAGCATGCATGGCAATACAAAAGCTGCATTGGATTATTATATATCTATTAATAGTGATTCTTATATAGCTACATATTTTGGGAACATGGACAAGATGGTTGCAGCAATGAGAGCTTTCACAGGGTTGTACAAAACACTATTTTTGAGCAGAAGAGGATTTGCTGAATTAACCTCACAAGGTCTGAGGGGAAAAGAGTTGATGCAAGCCCTATGGAAGGTTCACAGAGACGAGTTTGTCGCGGGAAGAGGCTCCGCTCTTCCCGAGTGTTATTGTGAATTCAAGTTGTGA
- the LOC123921559 gene encoding O-fucosyltransferase 13 isoform X3, translated as MRRDFCDGVGVARLLNATLVLPKFEVASYWNESSGFADVYDLDYFIQHMNGFVKVVKTLPPEIATKEPVPVDCSKRKGQFDYVESVLPSLLKHKYISITPAMSQRRDRYPLYAKAALCQACYKALRLAKPLETKASKLLDAIPKPFLSLHLRFEPDMVAYSQCQYPGLSPASIKAVEAAVALVERKPWTGELARVWRQRGKCPLTPNETALILQSLSIPPTTNIYLAAGDGLMEIEGLTNIYTNIFTKSSLLNEEDFTSMHGNTKAALDYYISINSDSYIATYFGNMDKMVAAMRAFTGLYKTLFLSRRGFAELTSQGLRGKELMQALWKVHRDEFVAGRGSALPECYCEFKL; from the exons ATGCGAAGAGAT TTTTGTGATGGTGTGGGCGTCGCTCGGCTATTAAATGCAACACTTGTCCTGCCAAAGTTTGAAGTGGCTTCATATTGGAATGAATCAAG TGGTTTTGCGGATGTATATGATTTAGACTACTTCATTCAACACATGAATGGTTTTGTCAAAGTTGTCAAAACATTACCTCCGGAGATTGCAACAAAAGAACCTGTTCCAGTGGACTGTAGCAAAAGGAAAGGCCAATTTGATTATGTTGAAAGTGTTCTCCCATCTCTTCTAAAACACAAATACATTTCAATCACACCAGCAATGTCCCAAAGAAGGGACAG ATACCCTTTGTATGCAAAAGCTGCTCTGTGTCAAGCTTGTTACAAGGCATTACGTCTTGCCAAACCCTTGGAAACGAAAGCCTCTAAGCTTCTAGATGCAATACCTAAACCTTTTTTGTCACTCCATCTTCGTTTTGAGCCGGACATGGTTGCATACAGCCAATGCCAATACCCCGGTCTTTCACCTGCTTCCATCAAAGCTGTAGAAGCAGCCGTAGCATTAGTGGAGAGAAAACCATGGACTGGAGAGTTAGCCCGCGTTTGGAGACAGCGCGGGAAATGTCCCCTCACACCTAACGAGACAGCTTTAATACTTCAATCTCTTTCCATTCCACCGACCACAAATATATATCTTGCGGCTGGAGATGGTCTGATGGAAATCGAAGGATTAACCAATATTTACACTAACATCTTCACCAAGTCTAGCCTTCTCAATGAAGAAGATTTCACAAGCATGCATGGCAATACAAAAGCTGCATTGGATTATTATATATCTATTAATAGTGATTCTTATATAGCTACATATTTTGGGAACATGGACAAGATGGTTGCAGCAATGAGAGCTTTCACAGGGTTGTACAAAACACTATTTTTGAGCAGAAGAGGATTTGCTGAATTAACCTCACAAGGTCTGAGGGGAAAAGAGTTGATGCAAGCCCTATGGAAGGTTCACAGAGACGAGTTTGTCGCGGGAAGAGGCTCCGCTCTTCCCGAGTGTTATTGTGAATTCAAGTTGTGA